A region of Subdoligranulum variabile DNA encodes the following proteins:
- the polA gene encoding DNA polymerase I gives MKLMVLDGNSLVNRAFFGIKLLTTKDGRYTNAIFGFQNILLNLLSAHQPDAVAIAWDERAPTFRHKAYDGYKATRHGMPEELAQQMPVLKELLKDLGFVQVSKEGWEADDILGTLAAACEAQGGTTLLATGDRDSLQLVDDATTVLLATNKETIPMDPAAIQEKYGVTPAQLIDVKSLMGDSSDNIPGVPGIGEKTALALVQKFGSLQSIYDHLEDPAIKPGQRTKLGANRDKAELSYMLGTIRKDAPIDTDPAAYTRRPGDPTAAAHLLAGLEMHKLIDRWQLETGSTPAAAESAAPLEAVEPSPLPLVVEGRLYLAQNADGSWYAVQDGQVFLPGTDRLAALLDSDADLWVFDAKPLYHLALDRGGIGKAIHFDGKLAAYLLNPSASGYAVKNLAGEYDVPAAFTCEAAPDAGVLAALLDKLAAALDESGQRKLHDEMELPLARVLADMERIGFAVDADGIRAFGDSLRGELDGILQSIYEEVGYEFNVNSPKQLGEALFDKLGLPPRKKTSRGYSTDAATLESLRPYSPVIDQILKYRTYAKLLSTYVEGLLSAQAADGRVHSTFIQTEARTGRISSTEPNLQNIPIRTELGSRLRGFFVAGAGKELVDADYSQIELRILAHITGDEAMQQAFLHGADIHRSTAAKIYHIPESEVTPQLRSASKAINFGIMYGKGAFSLSKDLDVSVKEADAFLKTYLATFPKVDGYMQDCIAHAKEKGYVETLFGRRRALPELASSNFQVRASGERMARNTPIQGTAADIIKLAMVHVWQRLRDEKLEARLLLQVHDELIVEAPEAEVEEVKRVLREEMEQVVQYSVPLTTDVGTGKTWLEAH, from the coding sequence ATGAAATTGATGGTACTGGACGGCAACAGTCTGGTCAACCGGGCCTTCTTCGGCATCAAACTGCTGACGACCAAGGACGGCCGCTACACCAACGCGATCTTCGGATTCCAGAACATTCTGCTCAACCTGCTCAGCGCCCACCAGCCCGATGCGGTGGCCATCGCCTGGGATGAGCGGGCCCCCACCTTCCGCCACAAAGCCTACGACGGCTACAAGGCCACCCGCCACGGCATGCCGGAGGAGCTGGCCCAGCAGATGCCGGTACTGAAGGAACTGCTGAAGGATCTGGGCTTTGTGCAGGTGAGCAAGGAGGGCTGGGAGGCCGACGACATCCTCGGCACCCTGGCCGCCGCCTGCGAGGCACAGGGCGGCACCACCCTGCTGGCCACCGGCGACCGGGACAGCCTGCAGCTGGTGGACGACGCCACCACGGTACTGCTGGCGACAAACAAGGAGACCATCCCCATGGATCCCGCCGCCATCCAGGAGAAATACGGCGTCACCCCGGCCCAGCTCATCGACGTGAAGAGCCTGATGGGCGATTCGTCGGACAACATCCCCGGTGTGCCGGGCATCGGCGAGAAAACCGCCCTGGCTCTGGTCCAGAAGTTCGGCAGTCTGCAATCCATTTATGACCATCTGGAAGACCCCGCCATCAAGCCCGGGCAGCGCACCAAGCTGGGCGCCAACCGGGACAAGGCGGAGCTCTCCTATATGCTGGGCACCATCCGCAAGGACGCCCCCATCGACACCGATCCCGCCGCTTACACCCGCCGTCCCGGCGACCCGACGGCCGCTGCCCATCTGCTGGCCGGTCTCGAGATGCACAAGCTCATCGACCGCTGGCAGCTGGAAACTGGCAGCACCCCCGCCGCGGCGGAATCGGCGGCACCTTTGGAAGCGGTGGAACCTTCTCCCCTGCCGCTGGTGGTGGAAGGCCGGCTCTACCTGGCCCAGAACGCCGATGGCAGCTGGTATGCCGTGCAGGACGGACAGGTTTTTCTGCCCGGCACCGACCGGCTGGCCGCCCTGCTGGACAGCGACGCGGACCTCTGGGTCTTCGATGCGAAACCGCTCTACCACCTGGCACTGGACCGCGGCGGCATCGGCAAGGCCATCCATTTTGACGGCAAGCTGGCGGCCTATCTGCTGAACCCGTCGGCCAGCGGCTATGCCGTGAAAAATCTGGCCGGGGAATACGATGTACCCGCCGCCTTTACCTGTGAAGCCGCCCCCGACGCCGGGGTACTGGCGGCCCTGCTGGACAAGCTGGCCGCCGCCCTGGACGAGAGCGGGCAGCGCAAACTCCACGATGAGATGGAGCTGCCCCTGGCCCGGGTGCTGGCGGATATGGAACGCATCGGCTTTGCGGTGGACGCCGACGGCATCCGCGCTTTCGGCGACAGCCTGCGAGGCGAGCTGGACGGCATCCTGCAGAGCATCTACGAGGAAGTAGGCTACGAATTCAACGTAAACAGCCCCAAACAGCTGGGCGAGGCTCTCTTTGACAAGCTGGGCCTGCCGCCGCGGAAAAAGACTTCCCGCGGTTATTCCACCGACGCCGCCACCCTGGAGAGCCTGCGCCCCTACAGTCCGGTCATCGACCAGATCCTGAAATACCGCACCTACGCCAAGCTGCTCTCCACCTACGTGGAAGGGCTGCTCTCCGCCCAGGCCGCCGATGGCCGGGTGCATTCCACCTTCATCCAGACCGAAGCCCGCACCGGGCGGATCTCCTCCACCGAGCCCAACCTGCAGAACATCCCCATCCGCACCGAACTGGGCAGCCGTCTGCGGGGCTTCTTCGTGGCCGGGGCTGGCAAGGAACTGGTGGACGCCGACTACTCCCAGATCGAGCTGCGCATTCTCGCCCACATCACCGGCGACGAGGCCATGCAGCAGGCGTTCCTGCACGGGGCGGACATCCACCGCTCCACCGCCGCCAAGATCTACCACATTCCGGAGAGTGAGGTCACACCCCAGCTGCGCTCCGCCAGCAAGGCCATCAACTTCGGCATCATGTACGGCAAGGGGGCCTTCTCCTTGAGCAAGGACCTGGATGTATCGGTGAAGGAAGCCGACGCTTTCCTGAAAACCTATCTAGCCACCTTCCCCAAGGTGGATGGCTATATGCAGGACTGCATCGCTCACGCCAAGGAAAAAGGCTATGTGGAAACGCTGTTCGGACGCCGCCGGGCCTTGCCGGAACTGGCAAGTTCCAATTTCCAGGTGCGGGCCAGCGGCGAACGGATGGCCCGGAACACCCCCATCCAGGGCACCGCGGCCGACATCATCAAGCTGGCCATGGTCCATGTGTGGCAGCGGCTGCGGGACGAAAAGCTGGAAGCCCGGCTGCTCTTGCAGGTCCACGACGAACTGATCGTGGAAGCCCCCGAGGCCGAGGTGGAGGAAGTCAAGCGCGTGCTGCGCGAGGAAATGGAACAGGTCGTGCAGTACAGCGTACCGCTGACCACCGACGTGGGCACCGGCAAGACCTGGCTGGAAGCACATTGA